The following proteins are co-located in the Acanthochromis polyacanthus isolate Apoly-LR-REF ecotype Palm Island chromosome 7, KAUST_Apoly_ChrSc, whole genome shotgun sequence genome:
- the nsd3 gene encoding histone-lysine N-methyltransferase NSD3 isoform X4, whose protein sequence is MDFSFSFMQGIMGNTIQQPPQLIDSANIRQEGTCDTGSDPGEDGGPSYDAALDAEFPYPPSASEDMPQVPNGYPSGLGMYEPQAKFSMYSQFPNGSANGYGAIRSYGDHGLMPGEGTVLRGPGLQERPLSPVSPPLPTHHPHLHHHHHHPHHHHHAHHFHSNPPHIQTHSHPQSPPPQPLPSQHHLPQTPHIMTHNLPPPPPLHLPSSSPPPSLVDSTPSSQPAHAPSMTPGGVLKKTSSPEIKLKIIKTYQNGKELFESALCGDLLQELQKESQKNEAAQMQRRHERKKEKRKKSARLQLQVQEQSLESSQTQAGTTGQTEDTHVQPQPKETPPAQTEKPQKTVIKTEPKTPKVPKVHHPSVIQETGFCKEFVIGDLVWSKVGTYPWWPCMVSSDPQMKVHTRINTRGHREYHVQFFGSVAERAWIHEKRIVIYQGKQQFDELQADTLRKTTNQVERSKLLKPIPQRERTQWEVGVGHAEDAFVMTRQERIDNYTFIYVDPDPAEAPPSKKPNIRAEKRSRRSSGSISSVGKKEDARVKSPDREQPPRRQLPRRQCSVTNTDDNANSQASSEEKNQRGDQRKSSSPKQNAGCDARTRQDSPPPVRAWKTAAARKLLPLSITMKRLNVEITKCDWPLLQKKAAPSPKKDKEEENEERVEREARQPDLGYCSPEQDSRAKPEPSPEEEEDGDEGEEEGEERRGSPASRRSEEGGMQQTSSPGSHHSSPHGSQERKLQRRSVRSRSESERGTDPIPKKKTKKEQAEMAPETTLRTGSQKGASEISDACKPLKKRSRASTDVEMASSQYRDTSDSDSRGLNDPQSLFGKSLDSPAAADADASDTQSVDSGLSRQDSSTGKRDTVCQICEVYGEGLVVCEGECSRQFHLECLGLSSPPEGRFTCLECRNGNHPCFSCKAAGREVTRCSVSGCGCYYHEDCVRKLPGATSSSGGGFTCPQHSCSTCCLERDLQRASKGRLIRCIRCPLAYHTGDSCVAAGSVIITHHIMICSNHGSAKRNGLLSSPVNVGWCFLCARATKKNVGKGGKLLCCDSCPASFHPECLEMEMPEGSWSCSDCRAGKKPHYKQIVWVKLGNYRWWPAEICNPRLVPSNIQSLRHDIGDFPVFFFGSHDYYWINQGRVFPYVENDKNFVTGQININKTFKKALEEAARRFQELKAQRESREALEQERNSRKPPPYKFIKSNKPVGKVQMHIADLSEIPRCNCRSTDEHPCSLDSQCLNRMLQYECHPQVCPSGDNCENQCFSKRLYAETEVIKTDGRGWGLRTNQALRKGDFVTEYVGEVIDSEECQQRIKRAHENHVTNFYMLTLTKDRVIDAGPKGNSARFMNHSCSPNCETQKWTVNGDVRIGLFTLCDIEAGTELTFNYNLHCVGNRRTSCHCGSDNCSGFLGVQPTSAVVMEKEEKARNAKLKPKKRKMRMEGKHTHEYFCFCCGEGGELVMCDRKDCPKAYHLLCLNLTKPPYGRWECPWHDCSVCGAPASSFCDFCPRSFCRDHEAGALTASSLEDRPCCSSHNPLSPLGSSSSSTQPRRSTMSPARVKEEPEPESGQSATE, encoded by the exons ATGgatttctccttctctttcatGCAAGGGATCATGGGAAATACAATTCAGCAACCCCCTCAGCTCATTGACTCAGCCAACATCAGACAGGAAGGCACCTGCGACACCGGCAGTGACCCGGGTGAGGATGGTGGTCCCTCCTATGATGCTGCCCTGGATGCAGAGTTTCCTTACCCGCCGTCAGCCTCGGAGGACATGCCGCAGGTCCCCAATGGCTACCCGTCTGGTCTGGGCATGTACGAGCCGCAGGCCAAGTTCTCTATGTACTCACAGTTCCCCAACGGCTCAGCCAACGGCTATGGGGCCATACGGAGCTACGGAGATCACGGCCTCATGCCAGGCGAGGGCACGGTCCTGAGAGGCCCCGGTCTCCAGGAGAGACCCCTGTCCCCCGTGTCTCCCCCGCTGCCCACACATCACCCGcatctccaccaccaccaccatcacccgcatcaccaccaccatgcaCACCACTTCCACTCAAACCCGCCTCACATTCAAACCCACTCGCACCCGCAGAGCCCTCCACCGCAGCCGCTGCCCTCCCAGCACCACCTGCCCCAGACGCCTCACATCATGACCCACAACCTGCCCCCGCCTCCCCCCTTACACCTGCCTTCCTCCagtcctcccccctccctcgtGGACAGCACGCCCTCATCTCAACCCGCCCACGCCCCGTCCATGACCCCCGGTGGGGTGCTGAAGAAAACCAGCTCTCCGGAGATCAAGTTGAAGATCATCAAGACGTACCAGAATGGAAAAGAGCTGTTTGAATCTGCGCTGTGTGGAGACCTGCTGCAAGAACTGCAG AAGGAGTCTCAGAAGAACGAGGCCGCTCAGATGCAGcgcagacatgagaggaagaaggagaagaggaaaaagagtgcgaggctgcagctgcaggtCCAGGAACAGAGCCTGGAGTCGAGCCAAACGCAGGCAGGTACCACGGGCCAGACGGAGGACACCCACGTCCAGCCTCAGCCGAAAGAAACGCCGCCGGCCCAGACAGAGAAGCCTCAGAAGACCGTTATCAAAACTGAACCAAAGACGCCGAAG gTTCCGAAGGTCCATCATCCGTCAGTGATCCAAGAGACGGGTTTCTGTAAGGAGTTTGTAATTGGAGACCTGGTGTGGTCCAAGGTGGGCACTTACCCCTGGTGGCCCTGCATGGTCTCCTCTGACCCACAGATGAAGGTCCACACTCGCATCAACACCAGAG GCCACAGGGAGTATCACGTCCAGTTCTTTGGCAGCGTCGCTGAGCGAGCGTGGATCCATGAGAAGAGGATAGTCATATACCAGGGGAAGCAACAGTTTGATGAGCTTCAGGCCGACACTCTGCGCAAAACCACAAACCAAGTAGAGAGGAGCAAA CTTCTGAAGCCGATCCCTCAGCGTGAGCGCACTCAATGGGAAGTGGGTGTGGGCCACGCCGAGGATGCCTTCGTCATGACACGGCAGGAGCGAATTGACAATTACACCTTCATCTACGTCGACCCAGACCCCGCCGAAGCCCCGCCTAGCAAGAAACCCAACATCAGAGCTGAGAAACGAAGCCGACGCTCCAGCGGCTCCATCAGCTCTGTTGGTAAAAAGGAGGATGCACGTGTGAAGTCACCAGACAGAGAGCAGCCGCCGCGAAGGCAGCTGCCACGGAGACAGTGCAGTGTTACAAACACAGACGACAACGCAAACTCCCAGGCCTCAAGCGAAGAGAAGAACCAGAGGGGGGACCAACGTAAGAGCAGCTCGCCGAAACAGAATGCCGGCTGCGATGCACGAACACGGCAGGACTCGCCACCTCCGGTCAGGGCGTGGAAAACAGCAGCTGCTAGGAAGCTGCTGCCTCTCTCCATCACCATGAAGAGGCTGAATGTGGAGATCACAAAGTGTGACTGGCCTCTCCTGCAGAAAAAAGCTGCTCCATCTCCAAAGAAggacaaagaagaagagaacGAGGAGCGAGTGGAGAGAGAGGCCAGGCAGCCCGACCTGGGATACTGCTCACCTGAG CAGGACAGCAGAGCTAAACCTGAGCCCAgtccagaggaggaggaagacggggatgaaggggaggaagagggggaggagaggagaggctcCCCTGCTAGTCGGAGGAGCGAGGAGGGAGGGATGCAGCAGACCTCTTCTCCTGGATCACACCACAGTAGTCCTCATG gttcTCAGGAGAGGAAGCTGCAGCGGCGGTCGGTCAGGAGCAGATCTGAGTCAGAGAGAGGCACAGATCCCATCCCTAAGAAGAAAACCAAAAAGGAACAG GCTGAGATGGCTCCAGAAACCACGCTGAGGACGGGTTCACAGAAAG GAGCCAGTGAGATCTCGGATGCGTGCAAGCCTCTGAAGAAGCGAAGCAGAGCGTCAACAGATGTGGAGATGGCTTCATCTCAGTACAGAGACACGTCTGATTCGGACTCAAGAGGCCTCAACGATCCACAG AGTTTATTCGGGAAGAGTCTTgacagtccagcagcagcagatgcagACGCTTCAGACACTCAGTCGGTGGACTCCGGTTTATCCCGTCAGGACAGCAGCACTGGGAAGAGAGACACCGTGTGCCAG atCTGTGAGGTGTATGGCGAAGGTTTGGTGGTGTGTGAAGGTGAATGCAGCAGACAGTTTCACCTGGAGTGTCTTGGTTTGTCGTCCCCACCTGAAGGCAGATTCACCTGCCTGGAATGTAGAAATG GCAATCATCCTTGTTTTAGCTGTAAAGCAGCGGGCCGGGAGGTGACCCGCTGCTCTGTGTCTGGATGTGGTTGTTACTACCATGAGGATTGTGTGCGTAAACTCCCGGGCGCCACCAGCAGCTCCGGTGGAGGCTTCACCTGCCCTCAGCACAGCTGCTCAACCTGCTGCCTGGAGAGGGACCTGCAGCGAGCCAGTAAAG GTCGCTTGATTCGCTGTATCCGCTGTCCGTTGGCGTATCACACGGGCGACAGCTGCGTGGCGGCGGGCAGCGTCATCATCACCCATCACATCATGATCTGCAGCAACCACGGCAGCGCCAAAAGGAACGGCCTCCTCAGCTCCCCGGTCAACGTGGGATGGTGCTTTTTATGTGCCAGAG CTACCAAAAAGAATGTTGGGAAAG GAGGCAAGTTGCTGTGCTGCGACTCATGCCCGGCTTCCTTCCACCCGGAGTGTCTGGAGATGGAGATGCCGGAGGGCTCGTGGTCCTGCAGTGATTGCAGGGCAGGGAAGAAACCTCACTACAAACAAATTGTCTGGGTCAAACTGGGCAACTACAG GTGGTGGCCAGCAGAGATCTGCAACCCTCGCTTGGTACCATCAAACATTCAGAGCCTTCGCCACGATATCGGTGACTTCCCCGTCTTCTTCTTCGGCTCCCACGACTACTACTGGATCAACCAGGGCCGCGTCTTCCCCTACGTGGAGAACGACAAGAACTTTGTCACGGGTCAgatcaacatcaacaaaaccTTCAAGAAAG CTCTGGAGGAAGCAGCCCGACGCTTTCAGGAGCTGAAGGCACAGAGGGAGAGCAGGGAGGCTTTAGAGCAGGAGCGCAACTCTCGCAAACCTCCACCGTACAAATTCATCAAG TCCAACAAGCCAGTGGGGAAAGTGCAGATGCACATAGCCGATTTGTCAGAAATCCCACGATGCAACTGCAGATCAACAGATGAGCATCCCTGCAGCCTCGACTCACAGTGTCTCAACCGCATGCTGCAGTACGAGTGTCACCCACAG GTGTGTCCCTCAGGAGACAACTGTGAGAATCAGTGTTTCTCCAAGCGGCTTTACGCAGAAACCGAGGTCATAAAGACAGACGGGCGTGGCTGGGGCCTCAGGACGAACCAGGCTCTTAGGAAG GGCGACTTTGTGACGGAGTACGTGGGAGAGGTGATCGACTCAGAGGAGTGCCAGCAGCGAATCAAACGCGCCCATGAGAACCATGTGACCAACTTCTATATGCTCACCCTCACCAAG GATCGTGTGATAGACGCCGGCCCAAAAGGGAACTCGGCCCGGTTTATGAACCACAGCTGCAGCCCAAACTGTGAAACCCAGAAGTGGACGGTAAACGGTGACGTTCGCATCGGACTCTTCACCCTCTGTGATATCGAGGCCG GCACAGAGCTGACGTTCAACTACAACCTGCACTGTGTGGGCAACAGGAGGACGTCCTGTCACTGTGGATCAGACAACTGCTCCGGATTCCTCGGGGTGCAGCCAACG AGCGCTGTGGTGatggagaaagaggagaaggcCAGAAACGCCAAGCTGAAGCCGAAGAAGCGGAAGATGAGGATGGAAGGCAAACACACTCATGAGtacttctgtttctgctgtggagaaggaggagagctGGTGATGTGCGACAGGAAGGACTGTCCGAAAGCGTATCACCTGCTGTGTCTCAACCTCACCAAGCCGCCATACG GACGCTGGGAATGCCCGTGGCATGACTGCAGCGTCTGTGGTGCTCCGGCTTCGTCCTTCTGTGACTTCTGCCCTCGATCGTTCTGCCGGGACCACGAGGCGGGAGCGCTCACCGCCTCCTCCCTGGAAGACCGCCCCTGCTGTTCCAGCCACAACCCTCTTAGTCCGCTGGGCTCCAGCTCCAGCTCGACCCAGCCTCGCCGCTCCACCATGAGCCCCGCCAGGGTCAAAGAGGAGCCGGAGCCGGAGTCGGG